The DNA segment TCGCCCCATCCTTCTTATCTCCCAGCAACAACCCCCGACTGGGCGTCGGAAGCCCTCACCAGGAACTTCATCGATGTGCCGAATGGCGGCTTTTTGGGCCCGCCCTAGGGCGCGGCGGCACCGACTAGGATACTGTACCACCTACCATATTTCCTTTTGGCTCAATCACACCCCAAATTAGCTGGCGTTGCCACCAGTGTTTCGGTATTTCATTATAACATGCCATAGAAACCCGGGCAAACGTGGGCCGGTCATCTGTCCAGGCGCCATGACGACCAAACGCGACCACGAGTCCGCTCCGGTCGACCTCAAAGCGGCGGATAACCACAGAAGGCCCAACCGACCCAAAAGCCGAGGATGGCGCCGACGAAAACCTCGAACGGTGTATGCCCGAGAAGCTCGCGAAGGTATTGCGGTTTCAATGGCACGTCGTGATAAAGATCGTCGACGATGCGATTGAGGATGGCCGCCTGTTTGCCGGCGGCCTGTCGGATGCCGGTGGCATCGTACATGACCACCAGCGAAAAGACCACGGCCAGGGCGAAAATCGGGCTGTCCCAGCCTTCTTTGAACGCGACGGTGGTGGCCAGCGCGCTGACGAAGGCCGTGTGGGCGCTGGGCATGCCGCCGGTCTCGACCAGCCGGCGGAAATTGATCTCCCGCCGTAGGAGGATCGGCCAGATGAACTTGATGCCCTGGGCGATGCCCCAGGAAACTAGGGATGCGATTAGCGCGGTGTTATGTAGCACTCCGATTGGTCACCCAAGGCTATTGTTCTACGCCTTTGCCCACAATAACGGGCCTTTGGGTCCTCCCTTCAACGGGTTCGACGGCCGCCCGGGGCTTCACAATCTGCCCTCGAGCCAGGTCAACTGGAGAGCTAACGGAGCGATCTTCGCCCCAATGGTTTCCAGGTCAGCCAGATTCTTTTTCGCCGCGGCCACGAAGCGTTCGGCTTCGGCTCCCGCCCCGGCCGCATCGGTCAGCCGGAGGACCCCGGTCCCTCGCCCGGCATCCTGATTTGCATCCTGAAGGTCATCGGCGATCTGGTAGACCTGCCCGAAGGCTCGGCCGAAGTCCCTCAGCCGAGCCACCGCCGCCTCGGAAGCGCCGGCCAGCAGACCGCCCATCGCTGCCGCCGCCCGAAAGAGGGCGCCGGTCTTCCTTTCGTGGATGGCCAGGAGCGTCGACGCGTTGGGCGCCGGCCGCTCGAATTCGAGGGCCTGTCCGCCGACCATGCCGAGGCTGCCGGCAGCCCGGGCCAGCTCGCCCGCGGAGGCCAGAGCGGCCGAGGCCCCGGTGCGCTCGGCCTGAACCCTTGTGGCCAGTTCGAAGGCCAGGGTCAAGAGGGCGTCGCCGGCCAGGATGGCGGTGGCTTCGTCGAAAGCCTTGTGACAGCTCGGGCGGCCGCGGCGATAGTCGTCATCATCCATGGCCGGCAGGTCGTCGTGGATCAGCGAATAGGCATGGACACACTCCATGGCGCAGGCCGACGGCATGGCCGCGTCCTCGGCGAGGCCGAAGGCTCCGGCCGACGCCAACAGGACGAAGGGCCGCAGGCGCTTCCCCGGGGCGAGGGCACTGTAGCCCATGGCCTCGTGGAGGCGACCCGGCGGGACGTCCGCCCTCGGCAGAAACCCGCTCAGGGCCTCGTCGATGCGGGCCGCAACGGGCCGGAGAATGGCCTCGAAAACGTCACCGGAGGCAGTCACCGTAGCGGCGGCCTAAGCCTGGCCGGCCGGGGCGACGCCGGGCTCTTCCGCCTTCAGGGGCCCGGTCCTCAGTTCGCCGGCCTCGCTCTGGAGGAGGATTTCGACCCGCTTCTCGGCCTCGTCGAGCTTCCCGGAGCACATCTTGGCCAGGCCGACTCCTTCCTGGAAGAGGTCGAGGGCGTCATCGAGGGTCGGGTGACCGCTCTCGAGGTCGGAGACGATCCGCTCGAGGCGCTCAATGGCCTTCTCGAAAGGCATTTCGGGGATCTTGGCCTTCTTCAACGGGGTCCCTCCTCGCCTTCGACGGGCTCGGCATAGGCCCAGAGGTCGTAAGATCCGCCCGGCTTCGCGGGCCGGGCGGGCCCGGCCTCTCGCTCCCCGCCGTCCCTGGTCTCCTCAACCCGGCAGACGATCTCCCCGCGGTGGAGGATGACCTCCACCAGGCCGGCCACGGCCAGCTCGCGCGAATCGCGGACCACCCGCCCATCGGGCCAGGTCCGGGTGATGCTGTAGCCCCGGGCCAGGGTGGCCAGGGGCGATAGGGCGTCGAGCCGAGCGACGACGTGGTCGCGGTCGGCCCGCTTGTAATCGAGGACATGGCGGGCGGTCTGGACCATCAGCCGAACCTGCCGGGTGAGGTCTTCGCGGGCCCGGGCCAGGCGGTCCTGCGGACGGCGGAGGACCGAACGCTGGCTGAGCCGTTCCAGGACCCGCCGCTTGGCCTCGAGGTGCGCGCGCAGCCCGGACCTCAGGTGCGACCGCAGGATGCGAAGCCTGGAGTCCAGCTCGCGTTGATCGGGGAAGACCATTTCCGCGGCGTTGGACGGGGTGGCCGCCCGCTTGTCGGCGACAAAGTCGGCGATGGTCATATCGGTCTCATGGCCGATCCCGGTGACCACCGGTCTGGCCGAGTCGTAGATGGCCCTGGCCACGCCCTCATCGTTGAAGGCCCAAAGCTCCTCGAGGGAGCCCCCGCCGCGGGCGAGGATAATCACCTCGACCTCCGGCAGCAGGTTGGCCAGCCGAATGGCCCGGATGATCTCCGGCGGGGCCTGCCCGCCCTGGACCTGCGTCGGCACCACCGTCAGCCAGGCGTTGGGGAAGCGTTTCCCGGCGACCTTGATGATGTCCCGCAGGGCGGCGGCGGCCGGTGAGGTGACCACGGCCACCCGCATCGGCAAGAACGGGATCGGGCGCTTGCGGGCCACGTCGAAGAAGCCCTCGGCGGCCAGCTTCTTCTTGAGGTCTTCGAAGGCCTGGTGCAGGCCGCCCAACCCGTCGGGTTGCAGCAACTCCACATAGAGCTGGTATGATCCGTCCCGCTCGTAGACCCCGACCGCCCCACCGGCGATCACCTGCATCCCGTTCTGCGGATGATAGGGCAACTTCTCCACCCACCGCCGGAACATGACGCACTTGATCTGGCAGGTCTCGTCACGGGTCGAATAGGGCTGATCACCTTCGACGGCTCGGTCCTTCAGGGTGAAGTAGGCGTGTCCCGAGGGATACAGTTTGAAGTTGGAGACTTCGCCCCGCACCAAGACGCTCCGCAACCACGGAGCCCCTTCGATGAGGCTCTTGATCCGGGAGGTCAGGTCCCTGACCGTCAGCACCGGGGCTTCCGGAATGGGCAGACTCATGGGCTCGCTCCCCCCGCCTAGCATTTCGCCCACGGCCGGCCGATAACCTGCCCTCCGGAGGGCCCTTTCGCTCTCGCCTGCTTCAATCGAGGTCCTCCGCATACTCCTCCAGCCGCTTCAAACCCTCGCTGAAAGCCTTCGGCGCGCCACCGAAGCCGATCCGGAAGCGCCCCTCGACGCCGTAGACCGCGCCCGGTAGCAGCAGCGTGTTGGCCCGCTCGACGAGCCCCCGGCAGAAGGTCCGCGAGTCGACGCGGGCCGAATAGGCCGGGAAGGCCGTCACGCCGCCCTTCGGCGGGACCCACGAAAGCTTGTCCGGGTGGCGGGCGACGACCGCCCGAAAGGCCTCGCGGTTAGTCCGAGCGACGGACATCTTCCGGGCCAGCAAGGTCTCCCGGTGCTTGAGGGCGATGGCCGCCAGGAACTCACTGGGCGCCGCCCCACAAAGGGCCATGTAGTCGTGCATCTCGGCGCAGGCCTCAAGGACGGCGTGGTCGCGGGTGGCGATCCAGCCCGCGCGGAGGCCGCCCAGCCCGAAAGGTTTGGTCAGGTCGCCGATGCTGACGGCCCGTTCTGAGAGGTCGGCCGCCGGCGGCAGGACGTCTGTTGGGTCATAGATCAGGCCGCGGTAGACCTCGTCGGAGATGAGACGAGCCCCGGCCGCCTCGGCCATGGCCAGGATCCCCGCCTGTTCATCGCGGGTCAGGATGGCTCCGGTCGGGTTATGCGGGTGGTTGATCACCACCGCCTTGACCCCGCCCTTGTCGAGCAGGCCGGCCAGTTCGTCAAGGTCGGGCCGCCACTGGTTCTCCGGCCGCAGCGGCCAGTCGAGGACCTCCGCCCCGGCGGCCCGGGCCACCTCGGCCAGGGATTGGTAGTTCGGGTTCTCGACAATCAGCCGGTCGCCCGGCCCAGTGATCGTGTTCATCAGGATGAAGATGGCCTCGGCCGCACCCAGGGTGGCCTGAACGTCGTCGGGCCCGATCCGATCGTACCAGGAAGCGACGGCCTCGCGATAGGCCGCGGTGCCCCCGGTCTCGATGTAGTCCAGGGACAGCCCCAGGTAGGTCTGGCGGGCTTCCGGTCCGGCCAAAGCGAGGAGCTCAGCGGTGTTCGTGGCGGCGGCGCAACTGGCCGAGATGTGGTGCTCCACCCGGAATTCGTACTGGTCGAACCATCGTTCCAGAGCAAACGGGGCCAGCCTCATCAGTCGCCCTCCTCGAGGATCTCGATTTCGACCCCGTCCGGGTCGCGGAAGAAGGCGATGGCCGGGGCGCCAATGGCGTCCTGCGGCGGCGGGTCGCGGTGGAAGTCGACCCCCATCTCCCTGAGCTGTGCGGCGGCTTTCCAGACGTCGCCGACGACCAATCCAATGTGTCTCAGCCGGCCGGTCGGATCGGCCGGGTTGAAGTAGAGCTCAAGCTCGGTCCCTTCGGTGTCCAACCCGGGCGGCTTCAGGCCGACCAGGACGGCCCCGCCAGGCAGGGCTACCCGACGCCCGGCCGAAAACCCGAGCTTCGTAGTGTAGAACTCGACCGCCCGGTCGAGGTCCGATACGCCGATGCAGATGTGTCCGATACCGGTGATCATCGTCAAGACCCCCTTGTCATTTAGAATTGGGGCTTTCGAGTAGGTTGTTCGAGAAAGGGTGCCGCGAGCCCTCCTTCGGCATCATCCGACCGAAAGGTTCGGAAGGGAAATATGAACCCGCCCGGGTCTTGCCGTGACCCGCGGCTCAGACCCGGGCGGGACGTATTGGGGACCGCCGGCCTCCCGGCCGTGTGTTCCAGGAGCAGGAACGCCGCCCATGACCGTCTCACCGGTCGGCGCTCAGACGTGGGCCTGAAACCAGATGCTGAGGCTGGTGGTCAGGCCGGTGATCAGCGACGCGTATTGGATCTTGGCGTACTTCGTGAACCGGCCGGGGACGAAGAAGAACTGGCTCGTCGGCAGGATCGTCTGGGACATGACAGTCGGGTCGGTCGAGTAGGTGAGGTCGTCGGCGCTCAGCATCAGGCGGCCGACGGCGCTGTTCAAGGCCCCCGAGTTGATGACCGTGAAGGTCAGGTCGGTTAACTCGAGGACGTTCCGGCTGACCGTGTCCTTGAACGTCGTGTCGCCGGTGTCGGCCACATTGACCAGCGTGTCCGTCGTCGCCCGGTCCTGCAGCGTAGCGGCCGTCAGGAGGCTGGCCGCCGTCAGGTTGGAGACCTGGGTCAAGAGGCTCGTCGCCGTCAGGTTGGAGACCTGGGCGAGCAGGCTGGCGGGTGTGGGGTTCGACACCTGAACCAGCAGGCTGGCCGGAGTCAGGTTGGACATCTGAGCCAACAGGCTGGCCGCCGTCAGGTTGGAGACCTGGGTCACAAGGCTGGCCGCCGTCAGATTGGAGACTTGGGCCAAGAGCTGAGAAGCCGTCTCGCTGAAGACTTTGAAGTTTGGCACACTGCTCCCCCCTTTCCACCGCAAGATGGGTTCCTGTCTACAATATGCGACCTTGACCATCTTGCCACCAATTGAGGAAAGACCTTCCGGACGGTGACCGGTCTGGCCATCTAGCCATAAACTGGATGTAGCCGAAACAGAGCGTTTCTCGCCTTGGGGGGGGTCTTGGTGGACAGCCCGCTGGAGGGCCGCCTGTCGCTGTGCCTGATCACCCGGGACGAAGAGGACTTCCTGCCCAATTGCCTGGCCAGTGTCCAGGGGGTGGTCGAGGAGATTGCCATCGTCGACACCGGTTCCAAGGACCGTACGGTGGAGATCGCTCGCC comes from the Bacillota bacterium genome and includes:
- a CDS encoding divergent PAP2 family protein gives rise to the protein MLHNTALIASLVSWGIAQGIKFIWPILLRREINFRRLVETGGMPSAHTAFVSALATTVAFKEGWDSPIFALAVVFSLVVMYDATGIRQAAGKQAAILNRIVDDLYHDVPLKPQYLRELLGHTPFEVFVGAILGFWVGWAFCGYPPL
- a CDS encoding polyprenyl synthetase family protein, with protein sequence MTASGDVFEAILRPVAARIDEALSGFLPRADVPPGRLHEAMGYSALAPGKRLRPFVLLASAGAFGLAEDAAMPSACAMECVHAYSLIHDDLPAMDDDDYRRGRPSCHKAFDEATAILAGDALLTLAFELATRVQAERTGASAALASAGELARAAGSLGMVGGQALEFERPAPNASTLLAIHERKTGALFRAAAAMGGLLAGASEAAVARLRDFGRAFGQVYQIADDLQDANQDAGRGTGVLRLTDAAGAGAEAERFVAAAKKNLADLETIGAKIAPLALQLTWLEGRL
- the xseB gene encoding exodeoxyribonuclease VII small subunit gives rise to the protein MPFEKAIERLERIVSDLESGHPTLDDALDLFQEGVGLAKMCSGKLDEAEKRVEILLQSEAGELRTGPLKAEEPGVAPAGQA
- the xseA gene encoding exodeoxyribonuclease VII large subunit — protein: MSLPIPEAPVLTVRDLTSRIKSLIEGAPWLRSVLVRGEVSNFKLYPSGHAYFTLKDRAVEGDQPYSTRDETCQIKCVMFRRWVEKLPYHPQNGMQVIAGGAVGVYERDGSYQLYVELLQPDGLGGLHQAFEDLKKKLAAEGFFDVARKRPIPFLPMRVAVVTSPAAAALRDIIKVAGKRFPNAWLTVVPTQVQGGQAPPEIIRAIRLANLLPEVEVIILARGGGSLEELWAFNDEGVARAIYDSARPVVTGIGHETDMTIADFVADKRAATPSNAAEMVFPDQRELDSRLRILRSHLRSGLRAHLEAKRRVLERLSQRSVLRRPQDRLARAREDLTRQVRLMVQTARHVLDYKRADRDHVVARLDALSPLATLARGYSITRTWPDGRVVRDSRELAVAGLVEVILHRGEIVCRVEETRDGGEREAGPARPAKPGGSYDLWAYAEPVEGEEGPR
- a CDS encoding aminotransferase class I/II-fold pyridoxal phosphate-dependent enzyme, with the protein product MRLAPFALERWFDQYEFRVEHHISASCAAATNTAELLALAGPEARQTYLGLSLDYIETGGTAAYREAVASWYDRIGPDDVQATLGAAEAIFILMNTITGPGDRLIVENPNYQSLAEVARAAGAEVLDWPLRPENQWRPDLDELAGLLDKGGVKAVVINHPHNPTGAILTRDEQAGILAMAEAAGARLISDEVYRGLIYDPTDVLPPAADLSERAVSIGDLTKPFGLGGLRAGWIATRDHAVLEACAEMHDYMALCGAAPSEFLAAIALKHRETLLARKMSVARTNREAFRAVVARHPDKLSWVPPKGGVTAFPAYSARVDSRTFCRGLVERANTLLLPGAVYGVEGRFRIGFGGAPKAFSEGLKRLEEYAEDLD
- a CDS encoding VOC family protein, encoding MITGIGHICIGVSDLDRAVEFYTTKLGFSAGRRVALPGGAVLVGLKPPGLDTEGTELELYFNPADPTGRLRHIGLVVGDVWKAAAQLREMGVDFHRDPPPQDAIGAPAIAFFRDPDGVEIEILEEGD
- a CDS encoding DUF6385 domain-containing protein; this encodes MPNFKVFSETASQLLAQVSNLTAASLVTQVSNLTAASLLAQMSNLTPASLLVQVSNPTPASLLAQVSNLTATSLLTQVSNLTAASLLTAATLQDRATTDTLVNVADTGDTTFKDTVSRNVLELTDLTFTVINSGALNSAVGRLMLSADDLTYSTDPTVMSQTILPTSQFFFVPGRFTKYAKIQYASLITGLTTSLSIWFQAHV